A segment of the Hallerella succinigenes genome:
GCTGCCGACCCACGGGCTTGCAAAACTTTTGATGTAATACTTTCCGCGTGGATGACGGGCCATCTTCGCAAGCAACTTCGTTTCAGAAGAGGGTTTTAGCCGGTTTTTGGGAGAAAGTCCGCAACCGTCGTAAAGGATAAAGTCTTCTGCAGAAAGTTCCATCTTTTGCAGAAATGTTTGAACGCCTTTTTTGCCGTTTTCCACGTTTCCCACGCCGTATTTGGCTGCCGCAAAATTGCGGAAAAGGGTTTCGGCGTGCAGGTTCTGACTCCTCTGGTTGATTTCATCGAGAAAGCTTAACAGGGGAGTACCAGCATATTCGAATGTGTAAATATCGAGACCGCTTTGAGCAGCCGGATCATCGATGACGATCAAACCTCGCTCCTTCATCGCATGGATAAAGGCGGCTTCAAAGTAATGGTTCGGGTCGCGTACAGGAATGACAATGGACGCATCGGTTACGTTCACTCCGATTGTTCCCGAAATGTTTAAAACCGCTGAGTCTTTGTCGAGGGAATACTTCCACTTGCGACGGCTGCCTTTGCCGGTGATGAGCGCATTATTGACTTTGACATAGCCGATGTCCGGGTCGATTGAAATCTTCGCGGTATCGCCGATTTTTTCACCTGGATCCATATGCACTAGGGTGCAGTTGTCGTTGAATTCGAGCGGGGTGATTTCTGCGCCGTACCAAGAGTCGAAATAGTTGGATTTCCAATGGTCCGGCTTGCGGGGTCCCGAAAAGTAAGTAGTGTCTAGCTCAATGCGAATCTGCAAGGTGTCGATGTTCTTGGAACGGATCGAATCCGCGAACTGGTGCAGTACGTAGAACGGTTGCGAATAGAATCTCGCCGAAATGTTCGGGTCGCCTTCTCCGCGTAAACGGATTACGCCGGAGAACGTTTTCCCGGCAAAGCTTCCTTCCATGTGAACGGAAGTTTTCGCTTGAAAGTTGAGCGGTAAATAGTCGAGAGCCGCCGCCGTGGTGACGGTTTTCATGGTGCTTGCCGGCGTAAAGAAGGAATCCGCATTGACGGTGGCGATTTGCTTTCCCGTGTGCAGGGAACGGATGGACAGTCCAAAGAGAGATCCCGGAGCGAGGGAATCGACAATCGTCTGATAGTCGGCGGTCGAGATATAGGGTTTGGGTTCAAACAGCACGGAGTCCGCGGCAGAGCCCTTCGATGCGTTACCGGTCGCTGCTTGGGCGACGACAGAAAAAATCCACAGTGCAGAACAGAGCTTTCTCATTTTGCACTCGGAATTTCAAAGTTTGCGCCGGTCAAGGTTTTCAAATCCTTCCAGTAGCCCGGATACGTTTTGTTCACGCAGAGCGGGTCCAAAATCCGAATGGACTTTCCTTTTTCAAGTCCAAAGGCGGCTAGGCTCATGCACATGGCCATGCGGTGATCGTTGTACGTTTCAAAGTCGGCGGTCTTGAACACCTTTGGCGGCGTAATCGTAATGGATTCGTCTGTCGTCGAAACTTCGGCACCCGCCTTGCGAAGTTCATTTGCCATCGCCTGAATGCGGTCGGTTTCTTTGACCTTCCAACTGTGGATTCCGCGGATCGTGCTCGTTCCGTTTGCAAAAAGGCAAAGAGCTGCGACGGTCATCGCCGCGTCCGGAATTGAGGAAAGATCCTTGTCGATCGCTTTGAGGGGGAATTCTCCACGACGGCTTTCCACAAAACCTTTCCCGTAAGAAATCTTTGCCCCCATTTCGGCGAGGACATCAGCAAAGTGAATGTCTCCCTGCATACTCTTTTCGTCGAGACCGAGCAGGCGGACAGGGCCGTCTGCAATCGCCGCTGCTGCAAGAGCGTAACTCGCACTCGAAGCGTCGCCTTCCACGTCATAGTCGCCTGGAGAAATGTATCCAGTATTGGGAACGTGGAATTCCTTAAAATCCAGATTTTTGACTTCGACGCCAAACTGTTGCATCATGCGGAGAGTCATGGTCACGTAAGGCTTCGAAATGAGTTCTCCGTCGACGACGATTTTCAGCGGTTTTTGCATGCAGGGCGCAGAAAGCAGAATCGCCGTCAGATACTGGCTCGAAATATTTCCTTTGATGTGAAGAATTTCGCCCTGCAAACCGTTTGCGTGCAGAACGATCGGCGGGTAGCCTGCATTTTCTGTATAATCGATCTTTGCACCGACTTGGACTAGGGCGTCCACCAGGTCGCGGATCGGGCGTTCCTTCATGCGTTCTATGCCCGTAAGGGTGAAGTCTCCCTGTCCAAGGGCAACAGCCGCGGTCAAGAATCGAATCGAAGTTCCCGAGTTTCCCACGAAAAGTTCAGCATTTTTGACAGAAAAACGGCCATTTTGGCCCGGAATCACCGCTTCAGAATAGTCTGCGGAAAAATGCATGCCTTGGACACCGAGTTTTTCCAAAGATTCCGCCATATAACGGGTGTCATCGCTCCATAGCAAGTGGTGCAGACGGGTTTCTCCCTGGGCGAGGCTCGCGAGTAAAAGGGCGCGGTTGGTAATGCTTTTTGAACCAGGAAGGCGAATTTCCCCTTGAATATGGTCCAAAGCGCGAATTTCCAAAAAAGTTGGGCTCGAGGGATTCTTGTTCATAATTTCAAATTTAGATTAAATTAGAAGCATAGAGAGGTTTACTATGGATCAGAGCGGCGACGTTTCTCAGTTGGTCAAAAGTCTAATGGTCTCGGATATCTTTAAGGGTCTTTCGGCGGAGCTCATCGAAGAATTCAACGATATCATTTGCCGAGTTCATCTCTCCAAAGATGAAATCCTGATTGAAGAAGGCACGGAAAGTTTCAGCTTTTACGTTGTGGAAAGCGGCGATATTGAAGTTTATTTTTCAGTTCCCGGTCAAAGTCAGTTTTTGGAAGCTTGCCGCTTAAAGGTCGGCTCTGTCGTCGGAGAAATGGCGTTGTTGGAAAATGACGTCCATTCCGCTCGTGTCGTCGCCAAAACAGAGGCGAGTGTCATCAAAATCGACAGTAAGGCATTCCTGCTGTATTTGGAATCCAATCCAAATGTCGGATTTATTGTGATGCGGAACTTGGCGAAGTTGATCAGTAACCGTCTGCGTTATACCGATCAGTTCGTGCGTCACGTCGCTGCGTATTAGTTTGTATACAAAGAGGCTTTGTATGGAAAAAGGGATTGACGAACATATTTTTCCCATTCGTTTCTCGGATTGCGATCCGAAAAATCGTTTACGCGTTTCTTCATTCTTTGACTTTATGGAAGAAACCGCCATCTTGGATGCCGAAGCACATGGGATGGGAATCTGGAAAATGGTGCAGAATGGCTATACTTCGGTGATTTCACGCTTAAAGCTTCGAATCAATTATATTCCGCGTTGGGGTGAAAAACTCCATGTTTCAACGTGGACCAAGTCGATTTACAATCACAAGGTGGCTCTGCGCGATTATTCGATTCGAGACGATAATGGCAACATGATCGCGGAAGCGACTTCTTCCTGGCTCATGGTGAATTTGCAAACGGGACATTCGGAAGACCCGGAACAGACTCCTTTTTTGCCGACGCTCTATCCCGAAAAAGTCGCCATTTCCGAAAATTTGATGCTGCTTGAACCTCGTGCAAATCCACGTGTGGTGATGACAAAAACCGCAGCGTTTTCGGATATCGATATGAATCGGCATGTGAACAACTGCCGTTATGCAGACTGGGTCTTGGACGCGCTCTATCTGGATCAGTCGATGAAGGGTAAATCGATCCGTTCTATTCAAATCAACTATCTCGCGGGGATCCCGGTTGGGGAAGAAATCCATCTGGTGCGTTTTGATAATTCGAATCACCACGCATATGTTTTTGGCGTGAACGCAAAGGATCCGACAAGGGTTCATTTTCAGGCTCGAATCGGCATTGCGGATTGAGAATTTTGAAATAATTTTGTAAGTTTCCTTCTATGAAGGGAATTATACTTGCCGGTGGATCCGGAACTAGACTTTATCCGCTGACCATGGTGACATCGAAGCAGCTGTTGCCTGTTTACGACAAGCCGATGATTTACTATCCACTTTCGACGTTGATGCTCGCGGGTATCCGCGACATT
Coding sequences within it:
- the dacB gene encoding D-alanyl-D-alanine carboxypeptidase/D-alanyl-D-alanine-endopeptidase produces the protein MRKLCSALWIFSVVAQAATGNASKGSAADSVLFEPKPYISTADYQTIVDSLAPGSLFGLSIRSLHTGKQIATVNADSFFTPASTMKTVTTAAALDYLPLNFQAKTSVHMEGSFAGKTFSGVIRLRGEGDPNISARFYSQPFYVLHQFADSIRSKNIDTLQIRIELDTTYFSGPRKPDHWKSNYFDSWYGAEITPLEFNDNCTLVHMDPGEKIGDTAKISIDPDIGYVKVNNALITGKGSRRKWKYSLDKDSAVLNISGTIGVNVTDASIVIPVRDPNHYFEAAFIHAMKERGLIVIDDPAAQSGLDIYTFEYAGTPLLSFLDEINQRSQNLHAETLFRNFAAAKYGVGNVENGKKGVQTFLQKMELSAEDFILYDGCGLSPKNRLKPSSETKLLAKMARHPRGKYYIKSFASPWVGSGYKRMRELEYGWRIRFKTGFINEAHGLVGYMPTIDGDTLVIASYLNRTGKTPDNTCRGILDSIWSSIYRATNNGYASLLEMKKLYIQGESVSGLENRLRFFSEKFLDKPYLLGPTGEGYLDTIDSKPMVYTDSLDCVTYLEHVLALAKSPDENAIFKTLQKIRYLNGDIAYKNRKHYFVLDWIGEGTFARQIPQPNDTLVIRTIPKKAFFKPKGIAYGKPDPQIYLKYLPLDKAIEFSKQEWQGESTIRGIGFVSRLQIIDIFHTGFLILEKGKKPVLRDASQKFGKVLDHELQEYLESWVGTGKVPGILLFEFL
- the aroA gene encoding 3-phosphoshikimate 1-carboxyvinyltransferase, with translation MNKNPSSPTFLEIRALDHIQGEIRLPGSKSITNRALLLASLAQGETRLHHLLWSDDTRYMAESLEKLGVQGMHFSADYSEAVIPGQNGRFSVKNAELFVGNSGTSIRFLTAAVALGQGDFTLTGIERMKERPIRDLVDALVQVGAKIDYTENAGYPPIVLHANGLQGEILHIKGNISSQYLTAILLSAPCMQKPLKIVVDGELISKPYVTMTLRMMQQFGVEVKNLDFKEFHVPNTGYISPGDYDVEGDASSASYALAAAAIADGPVRLLGLDEKSMQGDIHFADVLAEMGAKISYGKGFVESRRGEFPLKAIDKDLSSIPDAAMTVAALCLFANGTSTIRGIHSWKVKETDRIQAMANELRKAGAEVSTTDESITITPPKVFKTADFETYNDHRMAMCMSLAAFGLEKGKSIRILDPLCVNKTYPGYWKDLKTLTGANFEIPSAK
- a CDS encoding cyclic nucleotide-binding domain-containing protein translates to MDQSGDVSQLVKSLMVSDIFKGLSAELIEEFNDIICRVHLSKDEILIEEGTESFSFYVVESGDIEVYFSVPGQSQFLEACRLKVGSVVGEMALLENDVHSARVVAKTEASVIKIDSKAFLLYLESNPNVGFIVMRNLAKLISNRLRYTDQFVRHVAAY
- a CDS encoding acyl-[acyl-carrier-protein] thioesterase, encoding MEKGIDEHIFPIRFSDCDPKNRLRVSSFFDFMEETAILDAEAHGMGIWKMVQNGYTSVISRLKLRINYIPRWGEKLHVSTWTKSIYNHKVALRDYSIRDDNGNMIAEATSSWLMVNLQTGHSEDPEQTPFLPTLYPEKVAISENLMLLEPRANPRVVMTKTAAFSDIDMNRHVNNCRYADWVLDALYLDQSMKGKSIRSIQINYLAGIPVGEEIHLVRFDNSNHHAYVFGVNAKDPTRVHFQARIGIAD